A window of Candidatus Pantoea floridensis contains these coding sequences:
- the mrdA gene encoding penicillin-binding protein 2, translating to MNFRNFEAEEKLFARRAIVAFALVVICFTILGVNLYRLQVDEHSYYQTRSNENDIKMIPIAPTRGLIFDRNGIPLVRNVSWYDIHITPYKIDNMQETLKALTPIVDLTPEEIETFEHDLKQSSRYKPVELKAELTDEEVARFAVNQFRFTGVTVDTYQDREYPYGADLAHVLGYVSKINDNDYKRLNAQGLGENYAADHNIGKQGIEGYYEALLHGKTGYQEVEVDNHGRIVRVLKEVPPVAGQNITLTLDLHLQQYVESQLAGQRAAALIEDPHDGSVLAMVSAPSYDPNPFVKGISYKAYKTLLQDKDLPLINRVTQGLYPPASTVKPYMAMSALLNKVITPSTTFFGAPTWTLPGTDRKYRDWKKSGHGMLDVTRAIEESADTFFYQVAFMMGIDRIHTMLSQFGYGKSTGIDLNEEYAGLLPSREWKQKVHKHVWYQGDTVSVGIGQGYWVATPIQMVKAMVALINNGRVITPHLLEKSQRGTVVQLYQPKLPQAQIGDAKSPYWSLVRHAMFGMANAPNGTGYKYFHTAPYGIAAKSGTSQVFSLKQNQIYNAKMTPMRLRDHIFYTAFAPFNDPKVAVALILENGGNEGVTAAPLMRNILDHIFVPPAAAPPLATAAQ from the coding sequence ATGAATTTCCGTAATTTCGAAGCAGAAGAAAAGCTGTTTGCCCGCCGTGCGATTGTCGCTTTTGCCCTGGTTGTCATCTGCTTTACCATTTTAGGCGTTAACCTGTATCGCCTGCAGGTTGATGAGCACAGCTATTACCAGACGCGATCCAACGAAAACGACATCAAAATGATCCCTATCGCGCCGACTCGTGGTCTGATTTTCGATCGCAATGGTATTCCGCTGGTGCGTAACGTTAGCTGGTATGACATTCACATCACGCCGTACAAAATCGACAATATGCAGGAGACGCTGAAGGCGTTGACGCCGATTGTTGATCTGACGCCAGAAGAGATCGAAACCTTCGAGCACGATCTCAAACAGAGCAGCCGCTATAAGCCGGTCGAACTGAAAGCTGAGCTAACGGATGAGGAAGTGGCGCGCTTTGCCGTCAATCAGTTCCGCTTTACAGGCGTCACCGTCGATACCTACCAGGATCGCGAATACCCTTACGGCGCGGACCTGGCGCACGTGCTCGGTTACGTCTCTAAAATCAATGACAACGACTACAAACGCCTGAACGCGCAAGGGCTGGGCGAGAATTATGCCGCCGACCACAACATTGGTAAGCAGGGCATTGAAGGCTATTACGAAGCGCTGCTGCACGGCAAAACCGGCTATCAGGAAGTGGAAGTGGATAACCACGGGCGTATTGTGCGCGTGCTGAAGGAGGTGCCGCCGGTTGCGGGCCAGAACATCACGCTGACGCTCGATCTGCACCTGCAGCAGTACGTGGAGAGTCAGTTGGCAGGGCAACGCGCGGCGGCGCTGATTGAAGATCCGCACGACGGCAGCGTGCTGGCGATGGTTTCCGCGCCGAGTTACGATCCTAACCCGTTCGTCAAAGGCATCAGCTATAAAGCGTATAAAACGCTGTTGCAGGATAAAGACCTGCCGCTGATCAACCGCGTCACGCAAGGCTTGTATCCGCCGGCTTCCACGGTCAAACCCTATATGGCGATGTCGGCGCTGCTCAATAAAGTGATCACCCCAAGTACCACCTTCTTCGGCGCACCCACCTGGACGCTGCCGGGCACCGATCGTAAATACCGCGACTGGAAAAAATCGGGCCACGGCATGCTGGATGTGACGCGTGCTATTGAGGAATCGGCGGATACCTTCTTCTATCAGGTTGCTTTTATGATGGGCATCGATCGCATCCACACCATGCTAAGCCAGTTTGGCTATGGCAAATCGACCGGCATCGATCTCAACGAAGAGTATGCTGGGTTACTGCCAAGCCGCGAATGGAAGCAGAAGGTGCATAAACACGTATGGTATCAAGGCGATACGGTGTCGGTGGGCATTGGGCAAGGTTACTGGGTTGCGACGCCGATTCAGATGGTGAAAGCGATGGTGGCGCTGATCAATAACGGCCGCGTCATCACTCCGCATCTGCTGGAGAAATCGCAGCGCGGCACGGTGGTGCAGCTCTATCAGCCAAAACTGCCGCAGGCGCAGATTGGCGATGCCAAATCGCCGTACTGGTCGCTGGTGCGTCACGCCATGTTCGGCATGGCGAACGCGCCGAACGGCACGGGCTACAAATATTTCCATACCGCGCCTTACGGCATTGCGGCCAAATCGGGTACCTCACAAGTTTTCAGTCTGAAGCAGAATCAGATCTATAACGCCAAAATGACGCCGATGCGTCTGCGCGATCACATCTTCTACACCGCCTTTGCGCCGTTTAACGATCCGAAAGTGGCGGTGGCGTTGATTCTGGAGAACGGCGGTAATGAAGGCGTGACGGCGGCGCCGCTGATGCGCAACATCCTCGACCATATCTTTGTGCCGCCAGCTGCAGCGCCGCCGTTAGCAACAGCGGCGCAGTAG
- a CDS encoding methyl-accepting chemotaxis protein codes for MFSTITSGILSRLAWQKRGHSVATLNSLQDAIAMVEFTPEGKILTANDLFLERMGYTLNEIVGQHHSLFCTADQITSPHYRDFWRRLNRGEGFSDKFLRVAKHSRPIWLEANYVPVQDRSGRVIKIVKLASDITARIMDAQEQRAMTTAIERSMAVIAFNLQGEVLMTNDNFLKTMGYSAAEVVGVHHRQFCPPEMRNSDEYRRFWHKLNQGEFISGQFQRVNKRGQTVWLRATYNPVFNEAGELYKVVKFATDVTAQVEKNQQEREAAQQAYQTALQTSESTRLGATVIENSVQTMNDLAGELHGISGDINNLSESSDRIGAIVESIRRIADQTNLLALNAAVEAARAGQHGRSFAVVANEVRTLAANINRATTEIENRVQQNHTLAEKALKGIASNLKRADQGVVLAQEAGGMMADIRGSSSEVVRAIGHVTDALKEG; via the coding sequence ATGTTCAGCACCATTACATCAGGAATCCTGTCACGCCTTGCGTGGCAGAAACGCGGTCATAGCGTAGCAACGCTCAATTCGTTGCAGGATGCTATCGCCATGGTTGAATTCACCCCCGAAGGGAAGATTCTCACCGCCAACGATCTGTTTCTTGAGCGCATGGGGTATACGCTCAACGAGATCGTCGGCCAGCATCACAGCCTGTTCTGCACCGCCGATCAGATCACCTCTCCGCACTATCGCGACTTCTGGCGGCGCCTGAACCGTGGCGAAGGTTTTAGCGACAAATTCCTGCGCGTGGCGAAACACAGCCGTCCCATCTGGCTGGAAGCCAACTATGTGCCGGTGCAGGATCGCAGCGGCCGGGTGATTAAAATCGTCAAGCTGGCAAGCGATATCACCGCGCGCATTATGGATGCGCAGGAGCAGCGCGCGATGACCACTGCCATAGAGCGCTCCATGGCAGTGATTGCCTTCAACTTGCAGGGCGAAGTGTTGATGACCAACGACAACTTCCTGAAAACCATGGGATACAGCGCGGCGGAGGTGGTTGGCGTGCATCACCGCCAGTTCTGTCCGCCAGAGATGCGTAACAGCGACGAATATCGCCGCTTCTGGCACAAGCTCAATCAGGGCGAATTTATCTCCGGTCAGTTTCAGCGCGTGAACAAACGCGGCCAAACGGTGTGGCTGCGCGCCACCTACAACCCGGTGTTCAATGAAGCGGGTGAGCTGTACAAAGTGGTGAAGTTCGCCACCGATGTCACCGCTCAGGTGGAGAAGAATCAGCAAGAGCGCGAGGCCGCGCAGCAAGCGTACCAAACCGCGCTGCAAACCAGCGAAAGCACGCGACTGGGCGCAACGGTAATTGAAAACAGCGTGCAGACCATGAACGATTTAGCGGGCGAGCTGCATGGTATTTCCGGCGATATCAATAATCTGAGCGAATCCTCCGATCGCATTGGTGCCATTGTTGAGAGCATTCGCCGCATCGCCGATCAAACCAACCTGCTGGCGCTCAATGCCGCCGTTGAGGCGGCGCGCGCCGGCCAACACGGCCGCAGTTTTGCCGTGGTCGCTAATGAGGTGCGTACGCTGGCGGCCAATATCAACCGCGCCACCACCGAGATTGAGAATAGGGTGCAGCAGAACCACACATTGGCGGAGAAAGCGCTGAAAGGTATCGCATCAAACCTGAAGCGCGCCGACCAGGGCGTGGTGCTAGCGCAAGAAGCCGGCGGCATGATGGCCGATATTCGCGGCAGTTCCAGCGAAGTGGTACGCGCCATCGGCCACGTTACGGATGCATTGAAAGAGGGCTAA
- a CDS encoding Hcp family type VI secretion system effector, with amino-acid sequence MPIPPYMWLKDDGGADIRGSVDVHDREGSIEIIGMSHGINLPVDGSNGRITGTRQHSSMMIEKEVDSSTPYLYKAAATGQTLKSAELRFYNISDAGQEVCYYTVLMENVKVTGVNCGVANVKLAGNDKLNHTESVSLQYEKITWRIVDGNIQFTDAWNERPTA; translated from the coding sequence ATGCCAATCCCTCCGTATATGTGGCTTAAAGATGATGGTGGAGCAGATATTCGAGGATCTGTCGATGTTCACGATCGTGAAGGCAGCATTGAAATTATCGGCATGAGCCACGGCATTAACCTGCCGGTGGACGGCTCTAACGGTAGAATCACCGGCACGCGCCAGCATTCATCAATGATGATTGAGAAAGAAGTGGATAGCTCCACGCCTTATCTATACAAGGCTGCGGCCACCGGACAGACGCTTAAAAGCGCTGAGCTTCGCTTCTATAACATCAGCGATGCAGGCCAAGAAGTGTGCTATTACACGGTGCTCATGGAAAACGTGAAAGTCACCGGTGTTAACTGTGGCGTGGCCAACGTGAAGCTGGCTGGCAATGACAAACTAAACCATACGGAAAGCGTCAGTTTGCAGTATGAGAAAATTACCTGGCGCATTGTAGATGGCAATATCCAATTCACAGATGCATGGAACGAACGTCCTACTGCTTAA
- a CDS encoding DUF2778 domain-containing protein produces the protein MALQGTLILNDADYAPLNIYGVGVFMAFSGNGAYRNRGGCGAVAGDGPLPPGKYWVIDRGAGGFFGKRKAEIQDAWNKYVKGVAFGRSEWFALYREDAAIDDETWYEGVRRELFRLHPGTISEGCITIPHNSDYARIRQAFMNTSMVSVPSKPSLMARGLIEVVANGSNTCP, from the coding sequence ATGGCACTTCAAGGGACATTGATTCTGAACGACGCAGATTACGCACCGTTAAACATCTATGGCGTCGGCGTTTTTATGGCGTTTTCTGGTAATGGCGCTTACCGAAATCGAGGAGGCTGCGGCGCAGTTGCGGGTGACGGTCCACTGCCACCGGGGAAATACTGGGTTATCGATCGCGGCGCAGGTGGCTTCTTTGGTAAGCGAAAGGCGGAAATACAGGATGCCTGGAACAAATACGTGAAAGGCGTAGCCTTTGGTCGAAGTGAATGGTTCGCACTATACCGAGAGGACGCAGCCATTGACGATGAAACATGGTATGAAGGCGTGCGCCGCGAATTATTTAGGCTTCATCCGGGCACCATATCAGAAGGCTGCATTACCATTCCCCATAACTCTGACTATGCACGAATCCGTCAGGCATTTATGAACACTTCAATGGTATCCGTGCCAAGTAAGCCTTCGTTGATGGCCCGAGGATTAATTGAGGTTGTCGCCAATGGCTCAAACACTTGCCCGTAG
- a CDS encoding AAA family ATPase — protein sequence MRLHKVNIKNFRKIKDCEIFFEDATFLIGSNNSGKSSVFAALEYLHGNKNLQRDDYSKFVKVKGEEVQVDDQSESPDETIGDEEIKEKVESDGFQYEDKVEIIAEYHNIPEEAKDWLGFKGRVILNDKAKAGESPYKIVYKKVWDIKLSKPNVFLKEYNIYPKEKYKDATTVQDLIGDDFSEELLKDMFGEKKLKSKLSLKDISATLKGLSDYWEVNEQSDADWVENPGGIPGNVLSKLPRVVIIPAESCLSELESKSGSLHLLMTELFAAVRKKSINYQQAQTLLNALAKEMDPSDANTDFGKLMRDLNGMVKSVFPESSVHVGASLEDAEKVIQPIFNVEMESNVKTPVKYQGHGMIRATAFQLYRFAHDFYNREALIPRSTIFCFEEPEIYLHPAAANQMRDALYSLAGATCQVVATTHSPYMVDLSTDKKMSLTKFSRLESGFTKTNAFNLTDAFKDIAGDEKLNLKMLLKVDDCVSRVFFTNKCIFVEGDTEEVVIRETIKRLTKNDRDSVIGNCEVIRARGKAVFISLAKYLNALDVNYIILHDEDSQKAGARIFNDLILNVSTAQRRIMIRDCIEDILNYPPPSSDKPYKAHKHISDNWTDFNSIPEAWRDVFKLLHSPYLDHI from the coding sequence ATGAGACTTCACAAAGTAAACATCAAAAACTTTAGAAAAATAAAAGATTGCGAGATCTTTTTTGAAGATGCCACATTCTTAATTGGTTCTAACAACTCTGGTAAATCTAGCGTTTTCGCAGCACTTGAATATCTTCATGGCAATAAAAACCTTCAAAGAGATGACTATTCTAAGTTTGTAAAGGTTAAAGGGGAGGAAGTTCAAGTAGATGATCAATCTGAAAGCCCTGATGAAACAATTGGTGATGAAGAGATTAAGGAAAAAGTAGAATCTGATGGTTTCCAGTATGAGGATAAAGTTGAAATTATTGCCGAGTATCATAATATACCCGAAGAAGCTAAAGACTGGCTGGGATTTAAAGGCCGTGTAATTTTAAATGATAAAGCAAAAGCTGGAGAAAGTCCTTACAAAATCGTTTATAAAAAAGTTTGGGACATAAAGCTATCCAAACCGAACGTATTCTTAAAAGAATACAATATATATCCTAAAGAAAAATATAAAGATGCAACCACCGTACAAGACCTTATTGGAGATGACTTTTCTGAAGAATTATTGAAAGACATGTTTGGTGAAAAGAAATTAAAAAGCAAGTTGTCATTGAAAGATATAAGTGCGACACTAAAAGGCCTTAGTGACTATTGGGAAGTAAATGAGCAATCTGATGCGGACTGGGTTGAAAATCCTGGGGGTATTCCAGGTAACGTTTTATCTAAACTCCCTAGGGTTGTTATAATTCCTGCTGAGTCCTGCCTTTCTGAACTAGAGAGTAAATCAGGATCATTGCACCTATTGATGACTGAACTTTTTGCAGCAGTGCGGAAAAAGTCAATAAACTATCAACAAGCTCAAACTCTTTTGAATGCTTTAGCTAAGGAAATGGACCCTTCTGACGCAAACACCGACTTTGGTAAACTAATGCGTGACTTAAACGGAATGGTAAAATCAGTATTCCCTGAGTCAAGTGTTCATGTTGGTGCTTCTTTGGAGGACGCAGAAAAAGTAATTCAGCCTATATTTAATGTTGAAATGGAGAGTAACGTTAAGACTCCCGTTAAATATCAAGGGCACGGGATGATTAGAGCAACTGCATTTCAGCTTTATCGTTTTGCGCATGATTTTTACAATCGCGAGGCTCTGATTCCAAGATCTACAATCTTCTGTTTCGAAGAGCCGGAAATCTATCTTCACCCCGCAGCTGCTAATCAAATGAGGGATGCACTGTATAGCCTTGCTGGCGCAACTTGCCAAGTGGTAGCAACCACTCACTCTCCATACATGGTTGACTTATCAACTGATAAAAAAATGAGCCTTACTAAATTCAGCAGGTTAGAATCTGGCTTTACTAAAACCAATGCATTTAATTTAACAGACGCTTTTAAAGATATTGCAGGTGACGAAAAGCTTAATTTAAAAATGCTCTTAAAAGTTGATGATTGTGTTTCGAGAGTATTCTTTACTAATAAGTGTATCTTCGTTGAAGGAGATACTGAGGAAGTTGTTATCCGTGAAACAATCAAAAGATTAACTAAAAATGACAGAGACAGCGTTATTGGTAATTGTGAAGTAATAAGAGCAAGAGGAAAGGCCGTGTTCATTTCATTGGCGAAGTATCTAAACGCACTTGATGTGAATTATATTATACTTCATGATGAAGATAGCCAGAAAGCAGGAGCGAGAATATTTAATGATCTGATTCTTAATGTTTCCACTGCACAAAGAAGAATTATGATAAGAGATTGCATAGAAGATATTCTAAACTATCCGCCCCCATCTTCAGACAAACCTTACAAAGCTCACAAACACATCAGTGATAATTGGACTGATTTTAATTCCATCCCAGAAGCATGGAGAGATGTTTTCAAATTACTGCACTCTCCATACCTAGATCATATCTGA